TATTGTCATGTTTCAAGTTGAGATACTAATCACCATATTATTCTTTCATAACTTGAGTAGGCCTCATCTTGAAACACGGGGAgtattcttttcaaatatttcaagAACAATAGCATGGGAAAGCTCTAAGAAACCTCCATGTACTGTGGCTGCCTTAAGTTCTACACAGGACTTTCACAGACTGGCCTCTTCCTGTCAAGCTTTTACTTCGGTGTATCCTAAAAGGCATTTAATCTGTAGACCAAACTCTATGCCGATTAGTTTACAGGAATCTGCATCCTATGGAGATAATTCGCTTGAAGGTGAGAATCCATCTATAGACTCAGAAGAGGAGACTTTGGCACAACCACCTACCCGTGAACAGGTATTCTTTATCCAACTTTCAAATGTCTTTTTGGAATCCCACAACTACCATTTGATGACATACATGTTCTTAACTTTGAAAACAGCTGAAATTGAAGAAATGCTTCTTAATTGTCTATCTTATTTTTCTCGTTTTCTAGAGCAGATTAAGCCATTGTTTTGAGATTATTTTTAGCATGGCCTTTGAAGTATCGATGTATCTTGTGAGCTATAAAAAATCCTTCACACTGTTGAAACCAATTCTCTTTATCTACTTTTGTCTCAGTTTGCTTCTCTGTGAAAATAATCTGGGAAGTTGTTTAGATTGTAGTCTATTACTCTATTTGTATTCTATTAAAGACCTAGTTTGGCCTAtctttagtaataaaataaggAACTGATTAACTTCTATCATGCTTGCgtaagaaaaagtgaaaaataagcAGGCGTGGAATCCTTCACTCCCTGTGGTGTTATTTTCTTTGTGCATTTTTCCTTTACTTGGCTTTGTGTTTTTTTCTGATGCTGAGAGGTGAGCAGTCTTTATTTATCCTGAAACGCCACCTTATATTACTTTATCCTCTAAAAAAATTGATTCTCCGTTAATATACTTCTTTCATGGGGATGCAGAACAACAAATAGACTTGGGACAAATCAAATGTAAGGATCAAGGAAAGCTAATAAAGAGAAACTATTTCAAGTTTTGAAGTTGAGTTTTTTTggtgaaatattatttaaataggtctcacatttattttttgttggggtattattttctaaaataggAGAAATCAAACCCGAAGAAATGGTTCTCTAAGTtccaaaaattaaacaaacacCTTTATTTTGTGTAGTTATTTTGAAGAGATTGCAATAGCCAAGACTAATTGTGTTTTTTCACTTCCTTTGTGTGATTATTTTGGGAGATAATTTAATAATGTGAAGTTGCATGTTCAGTTTGTGTTCACTTTAATGGACTTAAATCATCTCACATTCTAAGAAATGGTTAGTATGTTTTTGGCCAGGGTGATTACACTTGTTCAAGATACATTCTTTCTGTGCGTGTGTTTGCAACTTGAAATTAATATGTCATACTTAGATCTTCTGTTTCAAACCTTGTTAATCAGATAATGGCACTGCTTACTGACGCACAAAGAGAACAACTCACTAAGAAGCTTAGTGAAGCCAACCAGCAAAATCGGTTTCTAAAAAGACAGGTTCTGCATTATATTTGATATCTTTTGCATTGCGCTTACTTTGAAACCAAAGTGCAAATTTCTTAATAGTGATGTTTCctgtttttgtaatttatgcTAATTGCCTAAATGGTCAAAGTTGGATCACATCCTTTTATAAAAAGTAGGGAAATCTTATTTGTGCCAACCTATAGATGATTCATTGGGAAGACGATGCACTGATGGCATAATATGCCCACGGGATGTATTTAGTCAACTCAATCTGGATATTGCATCTTCTTATGTATGAAGTCAATAAAGCAGGATaatggttttgttttgttgctGGTAAAATAAGTGGATAAAAAGGACAATGTGGTACGACTGGATGTCATGACATTTGGAAAATATGCCTACCTGGAGGGAATGgtgaattttataaattcttttcataattataatagtCCGTTTACATTAAGTGGTTAATGCTCAAAAgcttgtttgaatttgatttctaaAAGCTATCATTGTTGCATAATCTATTGATTGCCATAAAGCAGAAGTACAAAAGCTGATGGGGTGTATTTGGAATAGACTTATCTGACATTCCTCTGTTTTTTTGTCATCATCAGCATCACTTGGACATAGTGATGATTTATTATTGAACTCATGGGTATGAATGATAAAGTTCCTTGAACTAACATCCTGTACCGGCTTTTTTTCTCTGCAGTTGAAAGTAAAGGAGGATGCATTGGTAAAATTCAAAAGTGAACTTGGAGTCATGGAGCTTGAAATTCAGGTTCAATTTATATCTACCTTCTCCCTTTTTATGCTGTTATATATTACCAACTTTTCTTGGTTAGATATTTGGTGACTTAGAGTTTTCATACTTTTTAACTGAATGAGTATACTGTATACCTTTCACTACTCTGTTGTATCTTAATTACTATTGATTTAAGAACCGACTCACGAAATTTTACAGGACTTTTCGTGGAAGTTTCTCTCTTCTATTCTCATTTCATACAGAAATTGCACCTCAGGAATACTCTTCCTTCGTGTGCTTGCTGTACTGTTATACTCTTTTTTATCGTCAAAAGAACTCCAAGTCATCTATATTgaaatcataaatcaagttatCATaggataatattaatttaaaattttgttaaagcTTCTATAATGTTGAACTGATAACTTAATGTATAATATCAAAGTTTTGTGTCtgaaaatatatagataaaaaaggctgattgtaaattataaaactattttaacaattacatttatttgatgaacCTTTTAATAATTAAAGCTAGATTATATGTATAAGATGATCAGGAGTAAAAGAATGTCATCCAGCGGACTAATTGCAGTTTAATTCTCCACTCAATCAGTTATTGAGCTCTTCAGTCATGCATTGGTAATTGTAGTATGCTTCATACTTGCCTTCCTCTCTGAATTCTTTTGCTGCTCTGTAATTGTTTAAACGTTAAAAGCTGATAAGAATCATATGGAGACATAATTTATGGTTTACTTTGGGGTTAGGCTTTAGCTAGACTAGCAGAAGAAATAGCTCAATGCGGTATTCCAGAAGG
This sequence is a window from Vigna angularis cultivar LongXiaoDou No.4 chromosome 2, ASM1680809v1, whole genome shotgun sequence. Protein-coding genes within it:
- the LOC108327016 gene encoding protein PTST, chloroplastic, which codes for MEISIARPHLETRGVFFSNISRTIAWESSKKPPCTVAALSSTQDFHRLASSCQAFTSVYPKRHLICRPNSMPISLQESASYGDNSLEGENPSIDSEEETLAQPPTREQIMALLTDAQREQLTKKLSEANQQNRFLKRQLKVKEDALVKFKSELGVMELEIQALARLAEEIAQCGIPEGSRKINGKYIHSHLVTRLEAVHEKLKEQIKDVDAAQSKEVSVFWIGMAESVQVMGTFDGWSQGEHLSPEYNGSYTKFSTTMLLRPGRYEIKFLVDGEWQLSPEFPIIGEGLTKNNLLVVE